AGATCGTGCGCGACGAACTCGTGAGCGCGACGCGCGGGCCGCCAGAGGCGCCCTTCTATCTCACCTTCAAGGCGGCCAGCCAGGACAAGGCCGGCACGCAGCTGACCGTGCGCCGCCGGGAGGCCGACCCGCCGCGGCCGGTTCCGGAGGAGGCGTGGCACTACGCGACGCCGCGGCAACTCGAGCTCCTGCCCAAGGGAACGAAGCCGCTGCCGGGCTCGATCTACCAGTTCACCTACCGCGCCACCGAGCCGAAGGTGCTCGGCATCGGCTTCGCCGCGACGCGCGACGTGGTCGCCTACCTGCGCGGCGATGCCGCCGGTGGCGCCAACCCGGCGGGCGGAGCGATCCGGCACGCTGTCGCGCTCGGCATCTCCCAGAGCGGGCGGTACCTGCGCGACTTCATCGCCCAGGGCTTCAATCGCGACGAGGCCGGGCGCCGGGTCTTCGACGGCGTGCTGTCGCACATCGCGGGGATCGGCGGCGTCTTCCTGAACGCGCGCTTCGGCCAACCGTCCCGCACCAACACGCAGCACGAGGACCATCTCTATCCGGAGAATGCCTTCCCGTTCTCCGCGGCGGTTCAGCACGACCCGGTGACGGGACGGAACGGCGCACTGCTGCGCGACGACGGCTTCGACCCGCTGCTGATCGAGGTGAACACCGGCACCGAGTACTGGCAGAAGGGTGCCTCGCTGCTGGCGACGGATCCCCTGGGCCGCACCGACCTGGCCTTGCCCGACACGACACGCGTCTACTTGGTCTCGAGCGGCTTCCACTACGGGCGCGCCGGACTGACCTCGAGCAGAGGCCCCTGCGCCAACATGCGCAGCACCCTCAATCCGGCGCCTGCCCTCCGGGCGCTTCTCGTCGCACTCGAGGACTGGGTGACGCTCGGCACGCCCCCGCCCGACAGCCAGATCCCGCGCCTGTCGGACGGCACGCTGGTGGAGCCGGCCGAGGCCGGCTATCCCTTCATCGTCGGTGTGCCGGTCCCGACCGCCCCGAACACGATCGCCCGCTTCAGCACCTACGTCGATCCCAAGCCCGAGAGCGGGCCGCAGTACCGGCCGCTCGTGCCCCGCGTCGACGCGGATGGCAACGACGTGGCAGGCATTCGCCTGCCGGCCGTCGCCGCACCGCGCGCGACCTTCACGGGCTGGAATCTCTACGCCGATCCCTTCCCGGCGGGGGCCCTCTGCGACCGGGAGGGGAGCCAGCTTCCGTTCGCCCGGACCCGGGCGGAGCGGGAGGCCAACGGGGATCCGCGGCCCTCGCTGGAGGAGCGCTACCCGGATCCGGATGCCTACCTGGCTGCCGTGACCAAGTCCGTGGACGCGCTGGTTCGGGATCGCCTGCTCCTGCGCGAGGACGGCGACCGCCTTGTCCAGGCGGCGCGGCAGGAGTCCGCGCCATGACCGCTCCGGGTTCGGTCGTGCCGCCGGCGTAGACATGCGTCGGGCGGACCTTGTCCCTCAGGGAGACGTCTCGGACAGTCGACGGTCTTCCAGGGCGGCGTAGACCATGGTGCGGGTCAGCGTGCGGTAGTGCTGGCGCTGGTCGGCCGAGGAGGTCTGCATCATCAGGAGCGCGAAGAACCCCTCTACAGGGTCAACCCAGAAGTATGTGCCTCCGACGCCGCTCCAGAACCAGTCGCCGATATTGCCGGGGAACGGCGCCTCGCCCGCCGCGAGGCGGACCGCCACGCCCAGCCCGAAGCCGTAGCCCGGTCCCGGCGGATAGTAGGCGGCCTTCGCGATCGCCGCCCCGAGATGATCCGAGGTCATGAGCCGCACGCTGGCCGGCGCCAGGACGCGCGCGCCGTCGAGACTGCCGCCGGCGAGAAGCATGCGCAGGAAGCGGGCGCAGTCCGCCGTGCTCGATACGAGGCCGCCATTGCCCCTCTGGCCGCGCCGCGGCTGCGCGGGATCGTGAAAGACAGGGCGCTGCCCCGGTGCTTGCGGCAGCGGCTGCGCGACGCGTGATCCCATCGCGGCCGAGATCTGGAACAGCGTGTCGGCCATGCCGAGCGGCTCGAGCACGGTCGCGTCGAGGACCCGCTGCAGATCCGCGCCGCCCGAGATCTCCAGGACGCGGCCGAGCACGTCGGTGGCGTGCGAGTAGTGCCACACCGTGCCGGGCTCGTGCTCCAGCGGCAGGCGGGCGATCCGGTCGGCGAACGCCGCGTTGTCGAGATCCTCGGCGAGCAGGCCGTCGGCCGCGTAGGCGCGCCGCGCCGGCCCGTCGCCGAGATAGCCGTAGGCGATCCCGGCGGTGTGGCGCAGGAGATCCTGAACGGTCGGCCTGGCCCTGGCGGGCCTGAGGCCGCCGTCCGGATCAAGCACCGACAGGTGCTCGAAGGCGGGAATGAATGCCGCCACGGGCTGATCGAGGCGCAGTGCGCCGCGCTCGGCGAGCACCATGGTAGCGGCGGAGACGACAACCTTGGTCATGGAGTAGATGCGCCAGAGCGCGTCGGGCCCGAGGGGCGCGTGCGCGACGCGGTCGCGGTAGCCGACGGTGCGTCGCCAGATCGCCCCGTCCGCGCCGCCGACGAGCATGTCGGCCCCGGCGATCGCGCCGCTGTCGACATCGGCCGTCAGGCGGTCGCCGAGGCGGTCGAGGTGGCGGGAGGAGAAGGCTGGCGCAGTCCGCATGGCACCGATGTAGCGCGCGCCACCGCGCCCGCATCGCCGCGGCCGCGAAAGGCCGGACGGCGACGCGCATCGGCTCCGGTGTCCTCGGGGCGCCGCGCGCCGGGGCGACGGTCCGGCCCGGCGAAGGATGGCGCGCCACGTAAGGACCGGGCGCGGCTCTAAGCCTCTGTTTCGACGCGCTCTCTTGCGCCGGACCGGTATCCACTTCGGTGCAGAGCGCTCTAGGCCGGCCTGACATCGTAGAATTGCGGGAAGCCGTTGCGCACGCCCGTCAGGCCCCGATAGGCTGTCGCCTCGTAATAGGCGCCGAGCGGCAGGTACGGCACGTCGATGAAGAACTGTCGCTGGATCTCGGCGCAGATCGCCTTCTGCGCCGCAGAATCGGGCGCGGTGAACCACGCGGCGCGCAGCTCCTCGAGACGGGGCGCGCGGGGCCATCCGAACCAGGCCTGGTCGCCGTTGCCGCGGATGCCGAGCTGGCCGGCGGGATCGAAGTTGTTGGTGCCGTTCAGGTAGGTGACGAAGGTGCTCCAGCCGCCCTTGTCCGGGGGCTGGCGGCTCGCCCGGCGCTGCACCAGGGTCCCCCAGTCCATCGCGACGAGGTCCACGGCGAGCCCGCATTTCTGGAAGGCTTCGGCCGCGACGAGGGCCAGGGGATGGGTGGCCGGGTAATCGGTCGGGTCGAGCATGACGACGCGCTCGCCCCGGTAGCCGGCCTCCGCCAGGGCGCGCCTGACCGCGGCGTAGTCGCGGGGGCCGACCAGCCCGTCGGTGCCCGCGCGCGTCGCCATCGGCGCCTCGGGGCTGAAGACGCCGACATGGTCCTTCCACAGGGCGCGCTCGTCGCCCGCGACCGCGCTCATGAACTCGGTCTGGTCGATGGCGCCGAGCAGCGCCCGCAGGATCGCGGGATTGTCGAAGGGCGGATGCAGGTGGTTGAAGCGCAGGCAGCCGATGCCGCCGGCCGGATCGAGCACCTCCAGCCGGATCCCCGATCTGCTCCTGAGCAGCGCCTGCAGATCCGGCGTCGGGTTCTGCCACCAGTCGACCTCGCCGGCCGCCAGCGCGCTCGCGGCGGTGGAGGCGTCGGGCACGATCCGCCACTCGATCCGCTCGAAATGGGCCCGCTTCGGTCCGGCGGTGAAGCTCGCCGCGCCGTCCGGGCGGGGCACGTAGCCGTCGAAGCGCTCGTAGACGGTGAGCGCCCCCGGGACGCGCTCGTCCGCCTTGAAGCGGAACGGGCCCGAGCCGACCATCTCGGTGACCTGCGTGTTCGGGTCGGTCTTCGCCAGGCGCTCCGGCATGATGCAGGGCATCGAGGTGCCGGTCTTGCCCAGAGCCGCGGGCAGCAGCGGGAACGGCCGCTTGAGGCGGAACTGCACGACGCGGTCGGAGGTCGCCGCGAGTTCGTCGGTGGCGTCGATCAGCGCCCGGCCGAAGGCGTCGCGGGCGGCGAAGCGGCGCACGCTCGCCACCGCGTCGCGCGCCAGCACCGGCGCGCCGTCGTGGAAGCGCAGGCCCTCGCGCAGGGTCAGGCGCCAGAGGCGGCCATCCGCCTCGACGGCGTGGCCCTCGACCATCTGCGGCTGGAACTCGTAGCCCGCGGTCTGGCCGTAGAGGGTGTCGAAAACGAGGTAGCCGTGGTTGCGCGTCACGGTCGCCGTCGTCCAGATCGGGTCGATCACCGCGACGTCGCTTTCCGGGATGAAGCGCAGAACCTTGGCGGGCTGCGCGACGGCGGGCCGCGCGACCGCGGCGGCGGCCAGGGCGGCGAGGACCTCGCGGCGCCTCATCGGCGAGCGCTCGTGCTGGATGCCATCGGAGACCGTGCGCCCGTCACCCTCGTCGCGTCGCATGGTGCCCTCGGAGAGGCTGCGAGGCAAACGCGGGGCCGCGCCCCGCCGCGCGCGGCCGCGTCAGCGGGCAGTGCCCGGAGCACAGAGGCGGGGCAACTCGCGCCGCGAGCCCCCTGCACGACCCCGCGTCCGCCGGGCCGGAGCCTCCGTCCCGGCGCCTCGGGCCCTAGCGCTCGCGGTCGGCCCCGGAATCGGCCTGTTCGGGCGCGGTCATCTCCGGCGTCAGCAGACCGAGTTCGATCAGGAAGGCCGAAGTCGGTTCCAAGTAGACGCCGATCTGGATCGCATCCGGGTCCGAATGCGGCGTCACATAGGTGCGCCTCTCGTACAGCTCGGACTCGCCGCTCGCCAACAGGTCCCGCAACGCGCACCGGCGCATCCAAGAGATGATCCCGCGCGCGTAGGCGTCTTCGACCAGCTTGAATCCGCCGATCACGGCGTGTTCGAAATCGGGATCCGTTCGGATCACGACTCTGCGGGGTGTTTCCTGCATGTGTGTCCTGCGACGCTCTCGGATCCCGGCCAGCCGGCTCATGCTGATCTTGCGGCCGGCCGCCGAGGCTGACCCAGACTCGGACCAGTCCTGTCCAGGCGCAGAGCCCGCGCGGGCGTTTCCGTCGCCATCATTTGTGGTGCTCGGTGCTCGACCGAAGGACGTAGCACCCTGTCGCGGGCCGCCGCGCCCGCGGCTGAGGCCCCGCGGTCACATCGCTGCGCCGTGTCGTTCGATGTGCCGCACGCCTGCACGATTGCCGCGGAGCCGCCGGAGGGGCCGTTCGGTCGGGCGCTCCCCGAGCCGGCCGCGGTCCGAGCCGGCGGCCACGGCGATCCCGTCGCTCCGGCAACGCCGTCAGCGCGGGTGCTCCGGAACACGCCGGGCCTGAAAGCTTGAGCCTACATCGGGATCACACCGCGACGACAGTCGCGAGCCCGATGGAGACGACGATGACCTGGACGAACCGCATCACCATAGCCGCGACCCTCATCGGCGGCGCGATCGCGCTGGTGACTTACGCGCAGGCCCTGAGTCTGCCGACGCACTTCGCCTGAGCCCGCCTGCCGGGGGAGCGCCCCGCGCCGCTCCTCCGACGCCGTCGTGACGGCCACCGTCGCGTTGAGACTTATCGCGCAGCCCACGATCGGGCCGCCTCGCTTCGTCCGAGGGGCGCCTGGCGGACCGCTCTGAGCCGCTCCGGGCCGCGCCGTCGGCGCGCGCGGTTCTCGGCAGGATCGGCCACGATCGCCCAGGATCGGGCGCCGGACCGCGTCGGCGCGGACGCGCCCGCCCCGCTTGCCGGGCCCGCCCTTTCTGCGTTTCAAGGCCGTGACCCCTGGACGTGGCCCGGCCGGCGATGGAACTGAAGTGGATCGAGGACTTCCTCAGCCTCGCCGAGACCCGTAGCTTCTCACGCTCGGCCGAGGCGCGTCACGTCACGCAATCGGCGTTCAGCCGCCGCATCCGCTCCCTGGAGGTCTGGCTCGGCACGGCCTTGCTCGACCGAAGCACCTACCCGATCACCCTCACGGCGGACGGGCGCCACTTCCTCGAGACCGCCGAGGAGGTGGTGCGCCTCCTCACCCTCAGCCGCGCCGACTTCCGCAACCGCAGCGAGCGGTCGAGCCTGCCCGTCGTCGCCATCACTGCCCTGCATTCGCTCTGCCTCTCCTTCCTGCCGCGCTGGCTCGGCACGCTCCGGGGCGAGCTCGGCGCGATGAGCAGCCGCGTGCTGCCGGAGAACTTCAACATCTGCCTCCAGGCCCTGGTCGAGGGCGGCTACGACCTCATGCTGACCTATCACCATCCGGGCATCCCGATCCCGCTCGGGCCCGATCGCTTTCCCTGCCTCGTCGTGGGCCAGGACAGCCTCGTGGCCGTGGCGGCGCCGGCGGATCTCCCCCGCGACCGGGAAGGCCGCCTGCCGCTCCTGCAATATTCCCGCGGCTCCTTCCTGGGCCGGCTCGCCGCCATCGCCCAGGCCCGGGAGGGCGCGCCCGCGACCTATCCGGTCCACACGAACGAGAACTCGATGGCCGAGGCCCTGCGGTCGATGGCGCTCGCGGGACACGGGGTCGCGTGGCTGCCGAGGAGCCTCGTGGCCGGCGAGATCGCGGCGGGCGCGCTCGCCATCGTCAGCCCCGAGATGTCGATGGAGATCCGGCTGTACCGCAGCGCGGAGCGGGCCCGGCCGTTCCTAGAGGCCGTCTGGTCGGCCGCCGCCGCGGATTCGAAGAACTATTCCGGTTCGGAATAGTTCTGGTCGCAACTAGCATTGGCGGCCCGCCGGCACCGGGACTATCAGACGCCGGCCGGTCAGGCGCGGCCGCCCGTGAGGGCGGGGCGACTGGCGGCGACCCTTCATCGCGCACCGTCGAGAGCGTCGACGCCCCCTCACGCGGGCCGGTCGCTCACGCGCAATCGTCCGCCCAACCGTCCTGCCCTACGGCGCGCCGGATCGCTTCCGCGCGCGAGGAGAGAGCCGTGTCCGAGATCGCTTCCGCCGCCCCGACCCGCACCGAGCACGACCTCCTGGGCGACCGCGAGGTTCCGCAGGCGGCCTACTGGGGCATCCATACCCTGCGCGCGGTCGAGAACTTCCCGATCACCGGCACCACGCTGGCCACCTGCCCGGACCTGATCCGGGCGCTCGCGGCGATCAAGCAGGCGGCGGCGCTCGCCAACCGGGAACTCGGCCTGCTCGATGCGGCGCGCTGCGACGCGATCGTCGCGGCCTGCGAGGAGATCCGGGCCGGCGGCCTGCACGATCAGTTCGTGGTCGATCTCATTCAGGGCGGGGCCGGGACCTCGACCAACATGAACGCCAACGAGGTCGTGGCCAACCGCGCGCTCGAACTGCTCGGCCACGCCCGCGGCGCCTACGGGCAGCTGCACCCGAACGAGCACGTCAACATGGGCCAGAGCACCAACGACGTGTACCCGACGGCCCTCAAGATCGCCGGCATCGGCGCGATCCGTCGGCTCGTCGCCGCGATGGCGTCGCTGCGCGGCAGCTTCGAGGCCAAGGCCGCCGAGTTCTCGGACGTGCTCAAGATGGGCCGCACCCAGCTGCAGGACGCGGTGCCCATGACGCTCGGCCAGGAATTCGGCACCTACGCGCGCATGCTCGGCGAGGACGAGGCCCGGCTGGGCGAGGCCGAGCTGCTGATCCGCGAGATCAACATGGGCGCCACCGCGATCGGGACCGGCATCACCGCGCATCCCCTCTACGCGGCCGCGGTCCGCGCGCGGCTGTCCGAGATCACCGGCATCCCGCTCGTCACGGCCGAGGATCTGGTCGAGGCAACCCAGGATTGCGGCGCCTTCGTGCAGGTGTCCGGCGTCCTCAAGCGGGTGGCCGTGAAGCTGTCCAAGACCTGCAACGACCTGCGCCTGCTCTCCAGCGGTCCGCGCGCGGGCTTCGGCGAGATCAACCTGCCGGCCCGGCAGGCCGGCTCCTCGATCATGCCCGGCAAGGTCAATCCGGTGATCCCCGAGGTGGTGAACCAAGTGGCGTTCGAGGTGATCGGCAACGACGTGACGATCAGCTTCGCGGCCGAGGCCGGCCAGCTGCAGCTCAACGCCTTCGAGCCCGTGATCGCCTACAGCCTGTTCCGCAGCTTCGCGCATCTCGAAGCCGCCTGCCGCACGCTCGATCTCCACTGCGTGCGGGGCATCACCGCCAACCGCGAACGGCTGCGCGCCAGCGTCGAGCACTCGATCGGGATCGTGACCGCGCTCAACCCCTATATCGGCTACCGCAACGCGACGGCCGTCGCCATGGAGGCGCACGCGACCGGCCGCGGCGTCTACGACCTCGTGCTCGAGAAGGGGCTGATGGCCCGCGCGCAGCTCGACGCGGTCCTCCGGCCCGAGCGGCTGACCCGCCCGCAAGCCCCCGATCCGGTCATCGCCCGGGCCGTCGCCGGGGCCTGATCCAGAATCCGGGATCCGCGCCCGCGACGCCAGCGGTCGGGTCCCGCACGCCGAACAACACGATCCCATGGGAGGACAACGGATGACGCACGCCGATACGGACCCGGATTCCACGACATCGCGCTCGGGCCGGCTCACGCTCTATACCGGGCTCGGGCTGGCACTCGGCATCCTCGTCGGCGCCGTCCTCCACGGACTGGCGGCCGGACCCGACGAGGCCAAGGCGTTCGCGGCGCACTTCACCCTCGCGACCGACATCTTCCTGCGTCTGATCAAGATGATCATCGCGCCGCTCGTGTTCGCCACCATCGTGGCCGGCATCGCGAGCTTCGGCGACGCCCGCTCGGTCGGCCGGGTCGCCGCGCTGGCCATGGGCTGGTTCGTCACCGCCTCGGTCGTCTCGCTCACCCTCGGGCTCCTGACCGCGAACCTGTTCCAGCCGGGCGCGGGCCTGGGCCTGCCGCTGCCCGACGCGGGGGCGCAGACCGGCCTGAAGGCCGCCTCGCTGAACCTGCGCGACTTCCTCGTCCACGTCTTCCCGACCAGCATCGTCTCGGCCATGGCCGGCAACGAGGTGCTGCAGATCCTGGTCTTCTCGATCTTCTTCGGCTTCGGTCTCAGCACGATCGACCGGCGCTACAGCGAGCCGATGGTGCAGCTTCTCGACGGCCTCGCCCGCGTGATGTTCAGGGTCACCGACACGGTGATGCGGCTCGCGCCGATCGCCGTCTTCGCGGCCATCGCGGCGGTCGTCACCGTCCAAGGGCTCGGCGTCCTTCTCGATTACGGCAAGTTCATCGCCAGCTTCTACGCGGGCCTGTCCCTGCTCTGGCTGCTGCTGATCGGTGCCGGCTGGGCCGTGCTGGGCCGCCGCGTGGTGGAGCTGCTGCGCCTGCTGCGCGCCCCGATGATCCTCGCCTTCTCGACGGCGAGCAGCGAGGCCGCCTTCCCGCGCACCGTCGAGGTGCTGGAGCGCTTCGGGGTGCGCCCGCGCGTGACCGGGTTCGTGCTGCCGCTCGGGTACTCGTTCAACCTCGACGGCTCGATGATGTACCAGGCCATGGCCGCCCTGTTCATCGCCCAGGCGTTCGGGATTCACATGGGCTTCGGCGAGCAGCTGACGATGCTGCTCGTCATGATGGTGACGAGCAAGGGCATCGCCGGCGTGCCGCGGGCCTCGTTGGTCGTGGTCGCCGCCACCGTGCCGATGTTCGGTCTCCCGGCCGCCGGCATCCTGCTGATCATGGGCATCGACCAGATCCTCGACATGGGGCGCACCGTCACGAACGTCCTCGGTAACGGGCTCGCCACCGCGGCGGTCGCCAAGTGGCGGGGTGAGATCGCGGGTGGCGTCCGGGAGGTGAGCGCGGAGCCCGCGGGGCCGCGCCTCGACCTCGCCGCGCGGCCCGCGACCGGCGCCGCCCGCGCTTGACGGGGCCGCCGTGGCCCGCTCGATGGCGGACGGGATCGCGCCGCTCGCCGCTGTCACGGACCGCTCCGGGCTCTGAGAGGCGACCGCGCCCGGGCACCGCTCCGGGCGCGGGGGCGCGGCGGCAGGGGCCGTGCCGGCCGGGTCCGGTCTGTCAGGTTCCGACCCGGAGCGGGGCTGTGAGCTTGCGCAGGTAGGCGATGACCGACAGGGCCGTGATGCGGCCCGTGCGGGGGTTCTCGTCGGTCAGGACGTTCTCGATGTCATCGCGAAGCGCGCGGCGTCGGCCTCCACCTCGATGCGGTGCGTGTTGCGCTCCAGGCCGGGGTCGGCCCAGATCTCGAGCTCGGTCCGGTCGGGACCGATGCCGGCCAGCGAGAGCGCGACCGCGACGTTGAAATTCGCCGGGAAGCCGCGGGCCGCCTCGCGGGGGCTGCCGGCAAAGATGCGCATCGGCTCGGTGATGCCGCCGATCTCGATGCCGTTCTCCGCGAGGTAGGGCGCGCCGACGAGGCCGCGCACGGGCTTGCGGGTGATCATCCGCACCGTGCGGATAGTACCCTCCGCGGCGGCCGTCACGGCGTCGAGGCCGAGCAGCGCGCCGGTCGGGACGACGATCTGACCGCCGTGGGCGCGGGCCGTCGCCACGAGGTCCTCGTGATCGAGGAGCGCGCCGCAGCTCAGCACGATCGCGGTCTTCCCCGCCGCCACGAAGGGCCGCACGATCGCCGGGAGATGCTGGGACGGCGCGCATTCCAGCACGATGTCGGCCCGCGGCTCCAGGGCGTCGAACGCGGTGACGACCTCCGGCGGCTCCGCGAGCGCCGCGAGGGCGGCCCGGGCTCTGGCGGCATCGTGAACCGCGACGGCGGTCAGCCTCAGCCCCGATATGGCGCCCGCATCGAGCGCGCGCCACGGCCAGCCCGACGGTGCCGAGGCCGGCGATCGCGATGCGACCGCCGCGGATGGGCGACCTCGGGGCTTCCTGCAGCGGCATGTCGGGTATCCGTTCATCGGGGCCGGAGCGGCCGACCGCGCCAGCCCTCTGCATCGGCCATGCCGGGGGGGACGCGCCTCAGCCCTCGCCGCGGGCATCGCGCGGCCGGACCGCGTCGCCGCGCAGGGCGCGCGCGGTCCGCGCGACGTGTCCGACGCCGACGTCACGGTCGTCGATCCGGTCCAGGGCGCCATCGACGTCCCCCGCGACCCTGCCGCGCTGTTCCACGGCGCGCCGCTGCGCCGAGGCGAGGCGGTCCGCCTTCATCTCGAGGTGCCTCAGGCACGCGCACCGCAGGAGCGAGGCGAAATTGCGTGCCTCACCGTGGAGAGCGAGCACTTCGTCGTAGAGAAGCGTCACGAGGCGGGGAAGGGTCATGCCCTGAGCGGCGGCGATGTCCTCGAGCACGTTCCAGAACATCACCTCGATCCTGATCGAGGTCGAGTGTCCGCCGAGCCGGATGGAGCGGGTCTCGCCCTCGTAGTCGGCGGACGGCATCCCCGAGTACAGATTGCACATGTCCACCCCTGCGATCCGCGCCGCTCACCCGCGGCGACCGCCCGCGGTTCCCCGGGATGAGGAACAATAATGCAGCGCGCGCCCGTTTCCACCGCCTTCCGGGCTCTGGCATAACGCGCTCCGCGGATCGTCGCGGGCCCGCTCCGCAGTAGCATGATACTACCACCGCACGCTGGAGCGGCTCTAAGTTTCCGCTCGGCGGGACCCCTCGGGGCCTTCGGCCTCGGGCCTCGACAGGGGGATCATGCGCGACATGTCCGACATGCCCGAGCGGATCCCCGCGATGATCCGGGTCCGGGACGCGGCGCGCTCCGCGCGTTTCTACCGGACCACCTTCCGCCTCGACACCGCCGACCGGCCCGGCTTCGAAACCTTCACCCCGATCGATCTCGCGCATGCCGCGTCCGGTCTCGCGTCGGCGCTGACGGTCAACACGGGCCACGACGGCGCCTGCGGCCTGGGCGTGGGGGCCGCCCGGGTCACGGCGCGCTCCTGCTTCATCGACGACCCGGACGAGCACAAGATCGAGGTGCTCGCCCGCGGTTGGCGCTTCGCCTGATGACCCGCGACGGCCCGCCATCGGCCGCCGCGGCACCGGCACGACCGACACGGACAGGGGAGGACGGGATGAGGATGCAGGAGACGGGCGCACACCTGTCCCGCCGCGGCTTCCTGGGCGCCGCGGGCTCGACGCTGCTCGCGGTCGCGGTTATGCCGGACGGCAGCGTGACCGGGCGGGCCTGGGCGCAGATGCCGAAGGCGACGAAGCCCGAGACCTTCGCCTCGCTCGTGCAGATGTCGCGCGACTGCTACCCGCACGACCGCGTCGCCGACAGGTACTACGCCGCCGCGGTGCAGATCCTCGACGACGCGGCGCGGACCGCTCCAGGAGAACTGACGCTCCTCGAGGACGGGATGGCCGCGCTCAACCGGGCGGCCGTCGAGAGGCACCGCCTGCCCTACGCCAAGGTTCCGCAGGATACGGACCGGGCAGCCCTCCTCGAGACCATCGAGCCGACCCCGTTCTTCCAGAAGGTGCGGGCCAACCTCATCGTCGGTCTCTACAACCAGAAGGAGCTGTGGCCGATCTTCGGCTACGAGGGCGCCTCCTTCGACAAGGGCGGCTACCTGGAGCGCGGCTTCGACGACATCGACTGGCTCTGACGGCGGCCCGGCGCCCGCGCCGACGGCCGCGCGCGACACGCATTCACCGCTCGGTCCGACCATCCCGCGCGAAGACGGGACGGGGCCGATCCGCGGCAGGAGGAAACCATGTCAGCTCCCTACGACCTCAGCGACGGCTCCGTCTTCGTCATCGTCGGCTCGGGCGCCGGCGGCGGGACCCTCGGGACCCAGCTCGCGCTCAAGGGCATCGACACCGTCATCCTCGAGGCGGGCGACCGGCACGAGACCTTCGACTTCGTCAACGACGAGTGGGATTCGTTCGCCCAGCTCGCCTGGAAGGACAAGCGGCACGCCACCGGGCCGTGGCCGATCGCCAAGACGTTCCCCAACCTGCCGGCCTGGATCGTGAAGGCCGTCGGCGGCTCGACCGTGCACTGGGCGGGCGCGTCGCTGCGCTTCCAGGAGCACGAGTTCAGGACGCGCACGCATTACGGCGCCGTGAAGGGGGCCAACCTCCTCGACTGGCCCGTCGACCTCCCGGAGATGGACCCCTGGTACGCCATGGCCGAGAACCGGATGGGCGTCACGCGCACCAACGGCATCCCGGGCCTGCCGGGCAACAACAACTTCAAGGTGCTCGAGGCCGGCGCCCGCAAGATCGGCTACACGGAGGTGCATACCGGCCGGATGGCCATCAACTCCGAGCCGCGCGACGACCGCGCCGCGTGCATGCAGCTCGGCTTCTGCTTCCAGGGGTGCAAGTCGGGCGCGAAGTGGTCGACGCTCATCGCGGAGATCCCGAAGGGCGAGGCCACGGGCCGGCTCGAGGTCCGTTCGGGCTGCCAGGTGCTGCGGATCGAGCACGATTCCGGCGGCAAGGTCACCGGCGTGGTCTACGCCGACAAGGACGGCGTCGAGCACCGGCAGAGAGCGCGGGCCGTCGCCGTGGCCGGCAACTCCATCGAGAGCCCGAGACTCCTCCTCAATTCGCACTCGGCGAAGTTCCTCGACGGTCTGGCCAACGCGTCGGGGCAGGTCGGGCGCAACTACATGCGCCACACGACCGGTTCGGTCTATGCCATCTTCGAGAAGCCGGTCCACATGTACCGCGGCACCACGATGGCCGGCATCGTGCGCGACGAGGCCCGGCACGATCCGAGCCGCGGCTTCGTCGGCGGCTACGAGCTCGAGACGCTCTCCCTGGGCCTGCCCTTCATGGCGGCGTTCCTCGACCCGCAGACGTGGGGCCGCGACTTCACCGGCGCCCTCGACAAGTACCGGAACATGGCGGGCCTCTGGATCGTGGGCGAGGACATGCCCTGTTCCGACAACCGCATCACCCTGTCGGACGACACGGATGCCTACGGGATGCCGGTCGCGTCGGTCCATTTCGCCGACCATCCCAACGACGAGGCGATGCGCGAGCACGCCTACAGGCA
This genomic window from Methylobacterium oryzae contains:
- a CDS encoding alpha/beta hydrolase domain-containing protein → MRTGWILAGALGCALGVTPTQARITQIEVVTVEPFADGAEFGPAGAYERVIGAARGELDPADPANAGIVDIALAPRNARGMVEYRTDLFILRPKDPARGSGTLLFEVLNRGRKFLFNWVLDAPAQGAQAVNDPRNAVDAGTGLVLRRGDTIVWSGWEADALRQQGGMAIDVPVASRNGKPIVEIVRDELVSATRGPPEAPFYLTFKAASQDKAGTQLTVRRREADPPRPVPEEAWHYATPRQLELLPKGTKPLPGSIYQFTYRATEPKVLGIGFAATRDVVAYLRGDAAGGANPAGGAIRHAVALGISQSGRYLRDFIAQGFNRDEAGRRVFDGVLSHIAGIGGVFLNARFGQPSRTNTQHEDHLYPENAFPFSAAVQHDPVTGRNGALLRDDGFDPLLIEVNTGTEYWQKGASLLATDPLGRTDLALPDTTRVYLVSSGFHYGRAGLTSSRGPCANMRSTLNPAPALRALLVALEDWVTLGTPPPDSQIPRLSDGTLVEPAEAGYPFIVGVPVPTAPNTIARFSTYVDPKPESGPQYRPLVPRVDADGNDVAGIRLPAVAAPRATFTGWNLYADPFPAGALCDREGSQLPFARTRAEREANGDPRPSLEERYPDPDAYLAAVTKSVDALVRDRLLLREDGDRLVQAARQESAP
- a CDS encoding ABC transporter substrate-binding protein, yielding MRRREVLAALAAAAVARPAVAQPAKVLRFIPESDVAVIDPIWTTATVTRNHGYLVFDTLYGQTAGYEFQPQMVEGHAVEADGRLWRLTLREGLRFHDGAPVLARDAVASVRRFAARDAFGRALIDATDELAATSDRVVQFRLKRPFPLLPAALGKTGTSMPCIMPERLAKTDPNTQVTEMVGSGPFRFKADERVPGALTVYERFDGYVPRPDGAASFTAGPKRAHFERIEWRIVPDASTAASALAAGEVDWWQNPTPDLQALLRSRSGIRLEVLDPAGGIGCLRFNHLHPPFDNPAILRALLGAIDQTEFMSAVAGDERALWKDHVGVFSPEAPMATRAGTDGLVGPRDYAAVRRALAEAGYRGERVVMLDPTDYPATHPLALVAAEAFQKCGLAVDLVAMDWGTLVQRRASRQPPDKGGWSTFVTYLNGTNNFDPAGQLGIRGNGDQAWFGWPRAPRLEELRAAWFTAPDSAAQKAICAEIQRQFFIDVPYLPLGAYYEATAYRGLTGVRNGFPQFYDVRPA
- a CDS encoding LysR family transcriptional regulator, translating into MELKWIEDFLSLAETRSFSRSAEARHVTQSAFSRRIRSLEVWLGTALLDRSTYPITLTADGRHFLETAEEVVRLLTLSRADFRNRSERSSLPVVAITALHSLCLSFLPRWLGTLRGELGAMSSRVLPENFNICLQALVEGGYDLMLTYHHPGIPIPLGPDRFPCLVVGQDSLVAVAAPADLPRDREGRLPLLQYSRGSFLGRLAAIAQAREGAPATYPVHTNENSMAEALRSMALAGHGVAWLPRSLVAGEIAAGALAIVSPEMSMEIRLYRSAERARPFLEAVWSAAAADSKNYSGSE
- a CDS encoding serine hydrolase domain-containing protein → MRTAPAFSSRHLDRLGDRLTADVDSGAIAGADMLVGGADGAIWRRTVGYRDRVAHAPLGPDALWRIYSMTKVVVSAATMVLAERGALRLDQPVAAFIPAFEHLSVLDPDGGLRPARARPTVQDLLRHTAGIAYGYLGDGPARRAYAADGLLAEDLDNAAFADRIARLPLEHEPGTVWHYSHATDVLGRVLEISGGADLQRVLDATVLEPLGMADTLFQISAAMGSRVAQPLPQAPGQRPVFHDPAQPRRGQRGNGGLVSSTADCARFLRMLLAGGSLDGARVLAPASVRLMTSDHLGAAIAKAAYYPPGPGYGFGLGVAVRLAAGEAPFPGNIGDWFWSGVGGTYFWVDPVEGFFALLMMQTSSADQRQHYRTLTRTMVYAALEDRRLSETSP